Within the Spirochaetaceae bacterium genome, the region CGCGCGCATCTACCACAGCCAGTTCGAGCTCACCACCGCCGGCGGGCCCGTGCAGGCCGGCCGGTAGCGCCCTTTTTCTCATTGACAAGCCTGTCGGGGCCGGAAATGATACGCGACATGGCATCCGGGGACCTAGGTATGAAGATAATTTTCGGCGCGCTGATTCGCAGGGCGCATGCAGCGGTGCTGCCTGCCGTTGCCGGCTTGCTCGCAACGCTCGCCGGCTGTGTCAGTCCGGCCGGAGTTGCGGTGGAATCGGAATCTGGTGCGGTGGAACCGGAATCTGTACAGATGACCACCGAGGAACAGATCGCCGCCCTGCAGGCCGACGTCGCGGCCCTGGAGGCGGAAGTGGCCGACGCGCAGGCCGCCACCGACGAGGCGCAGACGATGGCCGCGCAGGCACAGGAGGAAGCCGGCACCGCTCAGGCCGCAGCCGACGCGGCGCAGTCCGCGGCGGCTGCCGCGCAGGAACGGGCCGCCAGCATCGAAGCGGAGTCGCAGGCTGCCATCGCCGGTGCCCGCGCCAGCGCGGCAACGGCGCAGGACAAGGCCGACATGATGTCTGCGGAGGCGTACCGGGCAAGCGCGGTGACGATTGCCGCCGAACACCTCGATCCCGGCCTGCTGAACTTCGACAATGCACGCGTCTACCTGGCCGGACCCGAATCGATCTACATCTCCTCGATCGGCTATGGAGACGACACGTTCTCGGCACTGTTGCGGTATCGCGGGGGAACCACCGCCACGGTGGAGAGCATCTTCGGGAGTGCCGGCAAGCTGATACCCGACTCGGTCGACCTGACACGGACCGAGCTTACGCTCGTGTCGCCGGACACCCTGCAAGTGGCATTCGTCGGCGTCGGCGGCAGCGGCTACACCGGCGAGTTGCGCTACGCGGGCGACAACCGCCTGCAGGTCGCCGGCATCCGGCGCGTGACCCTGCCGCCGACCGCCGATTAACTGGTTGCCGACGCCGAGGCGCGCGCCGACGCCGACATCGCCGAAGCGCGCGCCGACGCTGAGGCCGCGGTCGCCGAAGCTGAAGCCGCCGTCGCCGTCGCCGAGGCGGCAGCCGCGGCCGCCGAGGCGGCAGCCGCGGCC harbors:
- a CDS encoding ABC transporter C-terminal domain-containing protein, whose amino-acid sequence is MKIIFGALIRRAHAAVLPAVAGLLATLAGCVSPAGVAVESESGAVEPESVQMTTEEQIAALQADVAALEAEVADAQAATDEAQTMAAQAQEEAGTAQAAADAAQSAAAAAQERAASIEAESQAAIAGARASAATAQDKADMMSAEAYRASAVTIAAEHLDPGLLNFDNARVYLAGPESIYISSIGYGDDTFSALLRYRGGTTATVESIFGSAGKLIPDSVDLTRTELTLVSPDTLQVAFVGVGGSGYTGELRYAGDNRLQVAGIRRVTLPPTAD